From one Lycium barbarum isolate Lr01 chromosome 6, ASM1917538v2, whole genome shotgun sequence genomic stretch:
- the LOC132598829 gene encoding uncharacterized protein LOC132598829 — translation MEHPFFMNSTGNTSRAEAMRWLSIAEKLLTNRDLVGSKSFATRARESDPTLLPAEQIIAIVDTLIAGDKRINNQHLDYYSILQIPLNQTHDSELIANQYRRLALLLNPQKNNFPFSEHAFHLVVDAWSVLSNAFRRSVYDKEIGFFLNLNPVVVVSSPSSNSNPIGFMQQSSMIFQSHQQQQQQPPQVSSVPSSSSRERQTVTFLQEPQPQPQQPITSFLGRNQTQPVSSTMLSPNREQQNPFTFGSSTTRGQQVAFAESTRGQQVAFVESRRDQQQVASVEQQGNKQRNEGLFGNSQIYTVSASKGVNNNEGLFGNNQDHSVNSGKNVNFGNNQNYSSSASKIVNSEGLFGNTQNQSVSAGKNVSNEVLFGNNQNQSASTGRNVSNEGLFGNNQNQSASTGRNVSNEGLFGNQNQSASASKIVSTESLFGNQNQSASASKIVSTESLFGNNQNQSASTGRNVSNEGLFGNQNQSASASKIVSTESLFGNNQNQSASTGRNVSNEGLFGNNQNYPASASKNANNEGLFGNNTQNQPVSASKNVNNEGLFGNNQNRSANTSSNNVNSEGLFGNNQNHPASTTRNVNNEFFGNNQNHSASTGNNVNNEGLFGNSQNHSVTTSHNNVNNEGLLGNNQNHSASISNNNVNSIRGKKRGADAPSHAVPSFWTACPYCYLMYEYPLEYVDCTLRCQKCKRAFQAVKIASPPPIIEGQEAYICCWGFMPLGFSVDIFKKYKGNISSWTPFAPINKHGGARKPSAPRVYIDDYEEDVFLGLSESSEESDDDWKGDKKTKKAKIGKRKSKRLRESKRLRRKKAKIQQSDKGKNVVGNAGDDVQDVSATQGDVEMPNVATAQSSKRGIASNTRRQAGRVAKDVGKLDLNVEFSNEVEEPPAPGMGQGNGAGTGEDGNIEGIEFFEGLDEFLSSLPILNAVGDDKVKAA, via the coding sequence ATGGAGCATCCATTTTTTATGAACAGCACCGGAAACACCTCACGTGCAGAAGCTATGCGGTGGTTATCAATAGCTGAAAAGCTATTAACTAACCGTGACCTAGTCGGGTCAAAATCATTTGCGACCCGTGCCCGTGAATCTGACCCGACCCTTTTACCAGCTGAACAAATTATTGCTATTGTTGATACCCTAATTGCTGGTGATAAACGGATCAATAATCAACATCTTGATTACTACTCTATCCTTCAAATCCCTTTAAACCAAACCCATGATTCTGAGCTTATTGCTAATCAGTACAGGCGTTTAGCTTTGTTGTTAAACCCTCAGAAGAATAATTTCCCTTTCTCTGAGCATGCTTTTCATCTTGTTGTTGATGCTTGGTCTGTACTTTCAAATGCTTTTAGGAGAAGTGTTTATGATAAAGAAATTGGGTTTTTTCTTAACCTTAACCCGGTTGTTGTTGTATCTTCTCCAAGTAGTAATAGTAACCCTATTGGTTTCATGCAACAAAGTTCTATGATTTTTCAGagtcatcaacaacaacaacaacaaccaccacaAGTGAGTTCTGTACCAAGTTCAAGTTCAAGAGAGAGGCAAACAGTAACTTTTCTTCAAGAACCACAACCACAACCCCAACAGCCAATTACTTCATTTCTTGGAAGAAACCAAACACAGCCAGTAAGTTCTACTATGTTAAGTCCAAACAGGGAACAACAAAACCCGTTTACTTTCGGGTCAAGTACCACTAGAGGGCAACAAGTAGCGTTTGCAGAGTCAACAAGAGGTCAACAGGTAGCTTTTGTAGAGTCGAGAAGAGATCAACAACAAGTAGCTTCTGTAGAGCAGCAAGGTAATAAGCAAAGAAATGAGGGGTTGTTTGGGAATAGTCAAATTTACACTGTTAGTGCTAGTAAAGGTGTGAACAACAATGAGGGGTTGTTTGGGAACAATCAAGATCACTCTGTTAATAGTGGTAAAAATGTCAACTTTGGGAACAATCAGAATTACTCTTCTAGTGCTAGTAAAATTGTGAACAGTGAGGGTTTGTTTGGGAACACTCAAAATCAGTCTGTTAGTGCTGGTAAAAATGTGAGTAATGAGGTTTTGTTTGGTAACAATCAGAATCAGTCTGCTAGTACCGGTAGAAATGTGAGCAATGAGGGTTTGTTTGGTAACAATCAGAATCAGTCGGCTAGTACCGGTAGAAATGTGAGCAATGAGGGTTTGTTTGGGAACCAAAATCAGTCCGCTAGTGCTAGTAAAATTGTGAGCACTGAGAGTTTGTTTGGGAACCAAAATCAGTCCGCTAGTGCTAGTAAAATTGTGAGCACTGAGAGTTTGTTTGGGAACAATCAAAATCAGTCTGCTAGTACCGGTAGAAATGTGAGCAATGAGGGTTTGTTTGGGAACCAAAATCAGTCTGCTAGTGCTAGTAAAATTGTGAGCACTGAGAGTTTGTTTGGGAACAATCAAAATCAGTCTGCTAGTACCGGTAGAAATGTGAGCAATGAGGGTTTGTTTGGAAATAATCAAAATTACCCTGCTAGTGCTAGTAAAAATGCGAACAATGAGGGTTTGTTTGGGAACAACACTCAAAATCAGCCTGTTAGTGCTAGTAAAAATGTGAACAATGAGGGTTTGTTTGGGAACAATCAGAATCGTTCTGCTAATACTAGTAGCAACAATGTGAACAGTGAGGGTTTGTTTGGGAACAATCAAAATCATCCTGCTAGCACCACTAGAAATGTGAACAATGAGTTTTTTGGGAACAATCAAAATCACTCTGCTAGTACTGGTAACAATGTGAACAACGAGGGTTTGTTTGGGAATAGTCAAAATCACTCTGTTACTACTAGTCACAACAATGTGAACAATGAGGGTTTGCTTGGGAACAATCAAAATCATTCTGCTAGTATTAGTAACAACAATGTGAACAGTATCAGGGGAAAAAAGAGGGGTGCAGATGCGCCGAGTCATGCTGTTCCTAGTTTCTGGACTGCATGTCCTTATTGTTATCTGATGTATGAGTATCCTTTAGAATATGTGGATTGTACTTTGAGGTGTCAAAAGTGCAAGAGGGCATTTCAGGCTGTAAAGATTGCCTCCCCTCCCCCAATTATAGAGGGACAAGAAGCTTATATCTGTTGTTGGGGATTTATGCCTTTAGGATTTTCCGTGGATATTTTTAAGAAATACAAAGGTAATATTTCGAGCTGGACTCCGTTTGCACCCATTAATAAGCATGGGGGTGCAAGAAAGCCATCCGCTCCGAGGGTTTATATTGATGATTATGAGGAGGATGTGTTTCTGGGATTATCAGAGTCGAGCGAGGAGTCAGATGATGATTGGAAGGGTGATAAGAAGACGAAGAAGGCAAAGATTGGGAAACGAAAGAGTAAAAGGCTTAGAGAGAGTAAAAGGCTTAGGAGAAAAAAAGCCAAGATACAGCAATCCGACAAGGGAAAGAATGTTGTAGGGAATGCTGGTGATGATGTGCAAGATGTTTCAGCGACTCAAGGGGATGTAGAAATGCCCAATGTTGCGACAGCTCAGTCAAGCAAGAGAGGTATTGCTAGTAACACAAGAAGGCAAGCTGGGAGGGTTGCTAAAGATGTTGGGAAGTTAGATTTGAATGTGGAATTCAGTAATGAGGTTGAAGAGCCTCCTGCACCTGGGATGGGCCAAGGGAATGGAGCTGGAACAGGGGAGGATGGAAACATTGAAGGGATTGAGTTTTTTGAGGGTCTTGATGAATTCCTAAGCAGTCTTCCTATTCTCAATGCTGTGGGTGATGATAAGGTTAAGGCTGCCTAG